The DNA sequence atgatacatataattatcataCGAAAGACGCTCGCGTTCTGAGGGATATACAGTATGATAACGTTTGCCGATCCATCGATGCCCATAACAGGGCTGTTAAGTTAGTATATGTAAGACATATCAGTTCTATTTTATCTAAGAAATATGATACTTCAGGGAACACATGCGAATTTCTggaaagttaatttttattaaaactttcacACCAATTTGAAGCGATTCTAAAGCTTCCTTTCTGGTTTTCTTccggaaaatttgtttttgaattatagTGCTGAGAACATTTAACACAAGCAAAGTAGAACTGAATGTTAGCTAGTAAAATAAACGGAATACAGTAAACGTTAAAGAATTATGAAGTAATTACTCACCgatgttttgttttatttcttacaaCATTGGAATAGATATATAGAGAAAGTTGAAGCCTGTCACGAAAAATGTCTTTTCTATCTAATGGGATTGACCATCATGGCATTTTCGATCACTTTGCTACAGGCAAGTTAGCAAttatctatttctattttagaaattatcTATTTCGATATTTCAGTGTGTTACGACAAGAATGattaaattctgaattttattctcgaaGGTAGCTACTTTGGAAATGTCAATAGCTTTTATCACGTTTGTCGTATTCGCAGTGGCCCAGATAATTCACGTCCTTTTTCTAACTATCATGGGGCAGTTCGTGATCAATTCTAACGAAGAAGTCTTCCGCAATAtgtaagaaaaacatttttatatagcATTTATTGTTGTAAACTGTTcgtgaatataattaattcaattatgtGGATTATTGTAGATGTGAAGCGCTTTGGTATAAGGGTTCAACGCGAACACAGTTGTTGTACGTATTGGTGATGCGAAAATGTATAACTCCCCCGGAATTATCATGCGGGGGTTTCATTCCGTTAAATTTGGATAGCTTTCAACAGGTGAATTTTCCTCGTCGAATAAcgagattattttaaaagcaaCCAATTAAGTAAGTGCTTGCATTTTAGATTTTAAAAGCATCCTTCTCCTATTACACAGTACTGAGAAACGCatgatgaaataattacaacatCAGACGCGGAATATTATGGGAATCTCAATAACGTCTAATTAAACCGAGCCAAATGTATTTGAACCAAATACTTTGTTTACTGTTAAAGTTAAAGATTGTACTTGTTATCACCAATTTAATCACGCACCCCTTTTCCGTCTATATTACATGGGATATACTCAGGTATatgaaagtaaattaaaatttgtcgcTGTTATGTAATCGAGTGAATGTTATTCTTAACGTAAATGTTATTGTGACACCTCTGTTCGTTTGTTCGGCGCTTATTGAACAACAATTATTCTCATTTTTGTTCTCTGTCCCTTTCAACTTCAACCATTTCTGAAAACACGAGACAATTCATACTGGAGGGATTGTTTCCCCATAACTCATAACTTATTCAACCAAAATCGcattaaaaaagtttgaacgAAGTACAATTAGTAGATTCATTTAATGTTAGCCATTGTACAATTAATACTGTAGAATAAGGGAATTTGCTTAATCGATTTGTTCCATTTTTAGACTACTTCTATCGATCGTTGAACATTTAATTACCGTCACATGTGTATTTTTAGGCTTTAGGCGATCAACGCTAAAATGGGGGTCGTAAAGCTGATCGCACCTTGGAAGCGGACCACTTCGATTGAAAACCACTTCTCTAAAGCTAGGATCCCACTGCTGTAATGGTCGCCGCGAACGCGTTCGCTGGTCCACTTGAAACTGTCAATCCCTCGCGCAGGGGGGTCTGAAGGACCCGCACCAAAGACCCGccattaagaaatgaaaataccaacatccacaatttttatcagaacttTGCGGAAACAACTTCAATCGATTCCTGATGTTTTTGCGATGAAAATATCTCACATCGCGTAAATCggacaataattaacgaaattacatgaaaaatcTGATcgcataattgaaaagttatttcgttaaaaatagtttgatTTACGCGacgtgagatatcattttaatcgggagaacATCAAGAATCCTATGGCATCACGTTCACGGCGatacgatgaagaataaagcCGAATATGGCCCGAAACACGGGGGATAGAGAATTTTAACCGAGGAAATGCGTTCCGCCGAGCCAAAGGTCCTTGCTTAAGCCAGTCTGACTTTGAACCCGGCCTGTGTGCCATGTGCCCTAAAGAACACCGGGGAGTGCACCGGTACTCCCCTCCGGTGCCTAATCCAAATCTACGTGCAAATCTAAGGGGACATACAGtgctgtaatctgtttttcattaccttacttttttattgaaatattagggTTACCtacagttttttaaatgcaatatctaatattttttttcgaattcggataaattatcaaattttgcgtaaaaaagtattacatgaGTGGGacttcaaaagaaaaattactgagatatttataaaagaaatttatggGCAATAGCTGCTAAGGTTGAAGTACGACATCCTTCATTATTCACAACTTTGTGAtacctttttaaccgacttcaaaaaggaggaggttactcaattcaaaatgtttttttttttacgtgtctgtacattaaaattaccaTGTTCTTTGAGTCTTCGACTAAGCCTTAAGAAGATAGAATGCGATGACTGATTTCGATCAGGATACTTAGCTTGGTACAAGATCTTAGCTCTTATTTACTTTAATGCTTACCGAGATAGTAAATAGGCATTTCGTGttgatgattattaatatttaacagggAACTTGTTTACAGAGACGACCTACCGACGTGAATAAAATCGTACTAAGAATCACGTTGACTAAGTGTATTTCGTaatagaagattattaatttgaagatatctcagtaattattcatttaaagtcccacttcatgtaatacttttttacgcaaaatttaataatttatccgaattcgaaaaaaaatattagatattgcatttaaaaaactgtaGGTAAccctaatatctcaataaaaaagtaaggtaatgaaaaacagattacatcaCTGTATGCCTCCCTAGATACCATGCACCTttcgtttgaaacattttgtcattcaacaaataccttacgatttatttgaggtcgtcacgttataagactcaccctgtatactctctctctctctctctctctctctctctctctctctctctctctcNNNNNNNNNNctctctctctctctctctctctctctctctctctctctctctctctctatgaAAATAACGTCTGAATAGGTTGGGATATTATTTGATGGAGGTGACGAtattgaataatgttaatgtatatgatgtctaaagtagATATGATGATAGGAATAATTTAAGGGCGTAAGTTTTGTCCCACCGACAGAAAGTCAAACCAAGTTTGGTCATTttgaatgtaagtaatttttcattttgcgcCGACTAGGAAAAGgttatctaaaataatttaatataaaggaaatagaaatttaatatattattcaataccatttaatagaaatgaaatagaaattatttcatacttttaagcaattatatctagaactggtgagtattcatatcaattaaatagaaattttttttttttaatttatttatttaatgtcgcATCAGCTTTTTAGCTATTAGCGACCACATTGCAATacattgttatattttgtgtctcattacattttatttcacatacaTTACTTGGTTTTCTTCtgtctaacaaattttaaactacctaagactaatttttttttttttttttttcttgggcGGGTGGAAAAACCTTCATAGGCACCGAGCGCCGGTGGACGATGCCAGCGTCCGGTAGTGTGAGATTCCTACTCACTAAAAAACCACCCGCTTCCCACGTTAGCCCCCCGGACCAGACCTGCTTTCGCATAACAACAGTCCGGGGACGTGGCAACTAGGCCTCGTTAGGGCCTCCGCCGGTCGGATAGAACCGAAGCTAGGGGGAGCCCGGAGTATCATCCAGGCATCCCTCCTCTCTCTTGCGACGCAGCACACGCTCCACGTAGTGCGCGACCGCTTCCCATTCGGTCGGCCCCCGCAGCATCACCCCCACGATGTTGTCGGGGGTGACGTCTCCTACGAGGGCGCCGAGATCTACCCTATCTCTGGCGAAGCGGTCACACACGAAGAACGTATGGAGCGCGTCGTCCCTTGCTGCGTCGCAATACCGGCATCCCGGGGATCCGACCTTGCCCATCCTCGACAGGTACGCACGGAAGTACCCGTGGCCTGTGAGGAACTGGGTGAGGTAAAAATTCACCTCACCATGGGTCCTAGATATCCAGGTGGCCAGATCCCCTATCAACCGAGCCGTCCACCGACCCGGCTGGGCAGCCTCCCAGCGTTGCTGCCATGCACGTAGCGTGGCTGCGCGCTCGTGGGACACGGCTTCGGCCCGCCCAGTCTCCGAGGAGCGTTGGAAGATGTTCTTCCGCTCGAATGCAAGCAGGTCGATGGGTATTACCCCGGCGACCGCTTGCACTGCGCACTCGGAGACGGTCCTGTAGCTGCACGCCACCCGAAGCGCCAGCTAGCGCTGTACGACAGACATGCAGCTTCTGTACTTACGGAGCCGAAGGGCATCTGCCCATATTTCGGCTCCGTACAGCAGGACGCTCTGGGTTGCCGAGAGCAAGAGTTTCCTCTTGCTCGGCTTCGGGCCGCCCACGTTTGCCATTAGTCGGCTAAGTGCTGTCGCCAACGACGCCGCCCTGACCGAGACCCTCCGGATATGTTCCGCGAAGCTGAGCTTGTTGTCCAAGACAACACCCAGGTACTTCGCGGACCTCCGGGTCTGGATGGTCTCGGTCCCAACAGTCATCGGGACGATGGTGGGGATACGTCGGCGTGTCAGCATGACGATTTCCGTTTTCGGAATCGCCAGCTGCAGCCCGTGGTCCTCCATCCATCGCCCCACTCGGCGCACGACCTGGTTCAGCTTGAGCTGAGCCAGCTCGGCGGTCCGCGCCGTGATGACCACGGCGACGTCGTCAGCATAGCCGACGAGGAACGAATCCTCTGGCATACCCATGCAGAGGAGGCTGTCGTACATGACGTTCCACAGGTCGGGCCCCATGACCGATCCCTGAGCAGCACCCGCAGTGATCGAACGTTCACGGAGCCCATCCGACGTCTCGTACAACAGCTTTCGGTCCCGAAGATAATCCGCCATCACTGACAGTAGATACTCCGGGAGCCGAAACGTTGTTTCCAACGCCTCCAACATGTCTGTCCACCGTGCCGTGTTGAACGCGTTCCGTACGTCCAGCGTCACCAGCAGGACGACGGGTCTCGCGGCGTGGCAAGCCGTGTCGGCGACGCGTACAGCGTCTACCACGCGCGAGATCGCGTTCACGGTGGACCTCCCTTTTCGGAAGCCGTACTGGTGGTCCGAAAGACCTCCAGCGGCCAAGATCGCCTCGTGCAACCGGGGTTTCACCAGTCTCTCCATCAGCAGCCCGCTTGTGTTTAGCAAACAGAGCGGACGATACGATGACGGAGATCCTGGTTCCCCTTTCCCCTTGCTTATCAACGCGAGCCGGGCGAGCTTCCACTGCGCCGGGAAAATACCCGTGTACAAGCACGCGTTGTACATGCGCAGCAGAAGATCGGGATACCTCTTCGCAACCACTTTGCCGTCCGGCCCAGGAGCCTTGCGGGGCTTCATAGCCCCGGCCGCAACGGCGAGTTCCGCCGCCGTGAACATTGGGACGTCCGCCCCTGCCACCGGATCGAGATCGTGTCTCCTCACCGGATGTGCAGGGAACAGAGCGTCCACAATGCTCCGCATCGTGGTCGCGTCCAGTTCCGGGCTCGCGGAACCTAAGACTAATTACATactaaatatctttaattattttgattttctcaAGATAAGTTATTATTCCTTTTacatgttttctttcatttaaacattgtttaatatttacaggaAGTTTTACTTGGGTTCTGATGTTTTCACTAATTGAACATTTTagcaaaatatgtttaatggATAATgctgaattacaattttcacatCGCGGTCTGTCAGATTTGGATATTATCTACTGATGGGTAAATTTTGTGTGACCTATCCTTAGTCTTGTGAGAACAATTTGTTCCCTTCTTGAGAGGGAGAGCGCTGGGTTGTTCGAGTATATATTATCTCTTATTTTGTGTAGTTTAGTTAGATTTGGTGATGTCCACTCCTGATTCCATTTGTTAAGAACTTTTTTAGACAGGTATGATGACCAGACAGGTTTTTGACAGGTATGATGATTCGGTGATGTCCACTCCTGATTCCATTTGTTAAGAACTTTTTTAGGCAGGTATTTGTAACCAAATCGGGATGTTCGGGAGGGGAAATCAACCGGTCGCTGACTAGGAAGTGACCTGGAGTTAACGGTTCCAGATCACGAGGTTCGTCGAGGAGCGGCGTCAACGGTCGGGAATTCAGGCAGGCTTCTATGCGGCAGGGAAGTGTAGCCATCTCCTCATAAGTCAGGGTGGCTTCTCCGATGGTCTTCTTGAGGTGAGTTTTCATCGACTTCACTGCAGCCTCCCACAATCCTCCCATATGAGGTGAATATGGAGGTATAAAGGTCCATTCCGTCCCCTCGTTTGCTAAGACTTCCGCCACTGTCTTGTAGAATTGTGAGGATGCCTTGAAGAGCTGGCTGAGGAGACCATGGGCTCCCCGATCGCATGAAGGTTGTGGCATTGTCGCTGAATAACTGAGCGCAGTGTCCTCGCCTCGCAGTGAATCTGTGGAACGCAGCCAAAAATGCAGGTGAAGTTAAATCAGTGACTGCATCTAAATGCACCGCTTTGGTAATCATGCAAACAAACACAACCACGTAACCCTTCTGACTTTTGTGTCCTCTCTCTTTAGCAGTACGGAGAGCAAATGGTCCGGCGTAGTCCACGCCTGCTCGCAGAAAAGGTTTCGAGGGTTGGAGTCGGACAGTTGGCAGATTACCCATTCGTTGCTGTCCAGTCAAGGCTCGCTGACTGACGCAGAGCACGCGGTCATGCAGAATCTGCTTGACACGGACTCGACACCTGGGTATCCAAAATGCTCGATGAATCGAGGCAGTAGTCGCGTTCACGCCTCCATGCAGCGTTTTGTGATGACCATCTCTGATGATCAGGGTCGCCAGATGGGACGTTCGGCTCATGATCGCTGGATGACAACGAGACTCGGCGAGGTGAGTGTTTTTGAGTCGTCCTTCCACTCGAAGAATGCCATCTTTATCTAAAAAAGGACATAATGTTTTTATAGAGGACGAGGTTGAAACCGAGACCCCTCGCTGAAGTCTCTCCAGCTCCTTAGCAAACGAGTCCTGCTGGCTCAACCGTATGACGATGAGGAGCGTCTCCCGAAGCTCGAGGGTTGTCAGAAACTCTGGTACGCAGGTAGCTAGTTTCCTAGCGCAAACCTGGAATCGTCTCATCTGCGCGGTGACTCGTATCAGATGATCTAGGTTAGAAAAGCGCCTGAGGTagtgattttcttctttcgtggTTATTGTCAGCGTGGTAATGGCTTGACGTTCCTCAGGGAGAAGTGTCGGTGGTTCCGGGACACTAGAAACTGGCCATTGATCCGGGGGATTGATGATCCACGACGGTCCAGACCACCAAAGGTCCGAGTGGCGAAGGTCCTGGCTTGAAATCCCCCTCGTGGCCAGATCAGCTGGATTTTCGTGGGTCCCAACATGGTACCAGCAGATCCCAGGTTCGCTTTGGATTTCTGCCACCCGATGTGCGACGAATGGCTTCCACCGAGACGGGTGAACTTTGATCCATGCCAGAACCACAGTTGAGTCGGACCAAGCTTGTGTTGAAACGTTGGTCCATCCTAATCCCCTTTTCAGGCTTGTCAAGAGACGAACCAGTAGGACAGCTCCACAAAGTTCCAGGCGGAGGATGCTGATCGTCTTGATTGGAGCTACCCTTGATTTCGTCATCAAGAGAGATACGGTGGAAGCTGCATCCTGACGAACGATGAGATACGCTACTGCGGCGTAGGCGCGTTCCGACGCGTCGCAGAACCCATGGAGTTCCACGGAGCAGCCCCTTGGAGAGAACTGCGTCCACCTCGGCACCGAGATCCTGTAAAGCAGCGGTAGATCCAGTCGGAAGTGGGTCCAGCGATGCGCCAAGGTCGGTCCGAGAGATTCATCCCACGTAACTCCTGCTAGCCAAAGATCCTGCAACAAAACTTTGGCCAGAATGAAAACAGGTGTTAACCATCCCATAGGATCGAATACCCGGGCTATCTCCGAGAGAATGGAACGCTTAGTCCAAACAGCGTTCGGATTCACCTCCCCGACGATAGATCCTCTAACAGCTAAGGTGTCATGGCCCGTGTCCCATTTGAGTCCCAGCGCTCCATGTACCTCAGGATCCTGGAACACCTTGTGAGCAACTAGAGATGCGCGGAGTTTCGGGTATGAACTGGCCCACTTGTCGAGTGGGAAGCCAGCGGAGGCGAGGATATTAATCAATTCCCCTTGTATTTTCCAGGCATCCTCGGCGTCATCTACATAGGTGTTGTCGTGTAGCACCTGGGAGGCCAAGGGGAATTGGTTTTCCTCATCGTAGGCGAGCTGCCTAAGAACCCCATGAGCTAGGTAAGGAGCTGGAGCGGTACCATACGTTACCGTATTCAAGCGGTACTCCGTGACCTTATCTCCTGGATGCTTCCTCCACAGGATACGCAGCCAATCCTAATTGTCTGGGTGGATCAGGATTTGTCGGAACATCTTCACGATGTCCGCCGAAAATGCCAATCTTTAAAGTCGACAGCGAGTTACAACCGTCCAGAGGTTCGCCTATAATTTCGGACCCGATAAGAGCGTGTCGTTAAGCGAAGACCCGATGGAGGAGACCCTCGACGCGTTGAAGACAACGAATCTACTTTTGTCCCTCCATCGTCTTCCAAACGGCGTAATGTGGAATATAACATCCATTGTCTTCCTCTTCGAGTGAGGTTGTAGCGGCGACCATGTGTCCCAAACGGTGGTACTCCTCCATGAAATCCACATAGTTTTGGCGCAGAACTAGATCCCGTTGTTGGCGTTGTTCGGCTGAAAGCAGCATCCTGAGCGCAGCCAATCGGGTGGTCTCCACCCGGGGAGGCGCGTTTCTAAAGGGCAAACGTACAATGTAGCGACCCGAGGAATCACGAACCGTGGTGTCCTGAAGTTCACATCTGAGTGCATCAGAGGTCATGGGGGTTGAAACAGGAACTTCCTCGACCTCCCAAAATCGTTTTAAGTCTGGCAACTCCTGGTGACGAACGTGCAGCACCCGTGCTGTCCACCCCGGCTCCGAAAATCGAATCGATCCCATCAGCGTCCAGCCAAATGGAGTCAGCACCGCCGTGGGGGTTCCAGGAGGTCCCTCGCGTCTATCCTGCAACAGTTGGCCACAGATATCGGCTCCAAGGAGGACATCGACGTAGCCAGGTAAGTTGTACGAGGAGTCTGCCAGCAGCAGTCCTTTAATATGCTCCCAATCGCCGTTTTCTAGAGGATGGGACGGCGTGGGTGCGGTGAGGCTCTTGGTGACCAGCGCTTCCAAGGGGATCCGAAACTCCTTGTTGACAGGGGAGCGAAACTCCACCGAAACCTCGGATCGAGCCGTACCTACCTTGGTACCCTGGTAACCTGTGAGCTCGACGCGCACTGATCTTCTCCTGAGGCGAAGGGTTTGTGCTGACCACTCGTTGAGGAAGGAACACTCCGACCCTAAATCAAATAGTGCGCGAACATTGAGTGTCCGACCATCCGGCCCCTTCAGGAGAACACGTGCGGTGACAAGAAGAGTGACGCTGCGAGAACGGCATGGGACGAGCAGGTTGGAACCGGTGACTCCGAGCGTCTCCCATCAGCGACCTTGGAGCAAGCATCGTGCAAGGTTGTGTGATGCAACTCTCTACACACCCAGCACCGAAAATTAGGGGTACAATTTTGCATCTGGTGCCCTGAAATCAGGCACGAAAAACAAACACCAGACTTCTGTACAAACTCGCTACGTTCACTAGCTGACAGACtcttatattttgtacagGCCCCCAAGGCGTGTCCACCAGCACACATCGGACAGTGTCGGGTAACTTTCACCTTTCTGGAGTCCGCGACCTTCACAGCCATCGTGGTACGTGTAATCGAATTGCCCCAGACCGACCAGACGACATGGGTTTCGGAGTCGCAGCGATTTCCGAGGGTAACGCGGTCGACAATGCATGCACCCGATTCTCCAgaaacgtttccaaagtttcgTAGCGTGGAATCACCAGAGGATCGGTAAGCGAAACTTCCCACGCGACACGAGTAGGTTGATCCAGTTTCTCCGTACACAAGAATAAAAACCATTCATCCCATTCATCTACAGGTTTGCCAAGAGCTGTGAACGCCTCTTGAGTTTGGTGAAAATCGTCCAGTAAACGCTTGAGTTCGGACGGGCTAGCTTTCGATATCGATGGAATGTTTATCAATCTCCGCATATGGGCAGCAGAGAGAACGCGACGGTTACCGAAATGCCTCTCCAAGGACGTCCAGGCTCCTTTGTACTTTCCAGCCGTGGTGGGAGTCAGGGCGAGCATCTTCTCGGCGTCGCCCGACAGGCACGATTTTAGATACTGAAATTTACGCACCTTTGAAAGTTTGGTCGAATTATGCACTAATGAGACAAACTGGTCTTTAAAACACTCTCATTGTATTAGGTCCCCGGCGAAGGTCGGAAGGTCGAATTGGGGGAGCGAAGCCTCAGGTTCCTGGTCCGAAGGAGGGTTGACGACGGTCGAAGGAGTCATGGTGGTAATCCACTCGTCGATGGTTGCTCCTTGACTCAAGTACTCGTATTCAATGGAGGTAAAATAATCAGCAGTCAGGTACGATTCTGAACTGTCCACTTTCACCACGATGGCGAGCAGAAAATTCGCGCCAATATTGCTCGAGTAACGCTTGTCTTCGTTTGAGCAAAGCTAACATGATATTTTCCTTCCCCGATTTTTTAAGATTAGTTAAAAAACGCGAAATTCGGGTACCCAGTTCGCGCTGGGTGACCAAGAGTTCTGTCGTCGACATGGCTTGATAGGCTCgaaagaattaaacaaaaaaaattaatgtaggTAATAAAACtaaagtaaaaacaaattgtCAAGACCCGTTAAACTGTAAAAGTCACACGAGTTTATCTCGAAAGTTCGTTACACCAACGGTTGAGACCAAACGCTATCACCAACCGCGCGAACTATTGTTTGTTTCGGCGCAAGGTACGTAAAAAATGCCCGTTAGCGCTTTCAAATTTGGAGTCGAGCGTTACGGGCAACGGCAACTCCTAAGGTTCACAGAAAGTCGATTAACGTACTTTTGCACTTGCACTTgcactattatttatttttcagattgCACTGAACACGATTCACTCGTCGCGGCGACAAGAAACCGAAGGGAATACAGTAAGACCGACGGCGAGAACACGGACGTTTCAAACCGACTCTTCGGAACAAAGGGTTCAACACTCCAATGTTTAAGAGCAAAGAAAATACGGAAAAAATTCCACGGACTATCGATGGCACGATGATATCCGGCTCGAAGGACCAAATGTAACCAAATCGGGTTTTACCGTGATTGGGAAAATTTCCGATTGATTACTAAAGGAGTATCGGGATCGGCTGAACAAACGGATCAATAGATGCTCGATTGAAGTAGTAAAGGTAGGCGGGTTCTAAGCCATGCGGCTCCGAGGGGGGAGCGAGGGAGGGGGAACCGAGAGCGAGAGGAGGTGTAGGGAGGGGAACCGTGGGGGGGggtaattattacctacggtcggTAAGGTAGGATAcaattattacctacggtcgtTAAGGTAGAGGGGGGACACCAccggtcggtaattatcagtgatcggtaagaaagaaaaacgcaaattttacatgtaac is a window from the Hylaeus volcanicus isolate JK05 chromosome 7, UHH_iyHylVolc1.0_haploid, whole genome shotgun sequence genome containing:
- the LOC128879935 gene encoding uncharacterized protein LOC128879935 — translated: MWSNAEIARATRENLPNKEFNQPLTKNSRTHDGDNVHSERRVTRVVRILGRRYPLTDTFYKYLDIGVQIGGSCDVELAIGDSRGNEIKFSMDTWKDLLRKRHNILQIFADTPGTSSEPISINDVTVKLRQLNDVKLAKLSDSTVSMFMSEKTVQKLFAFEYCIDHMYSWLSENLYLVELHNSTKLSKVRKFQYLKSCLSGDAEKMLALTPTTAGKYKGAWTSLERHFASPSELKRLLDDFHQTQEAFTALGKPVDEWDEWFLFLCTEKLDQPTRVAWEVSLTDPLVIPRYETLETFLENRVHALSTALPSEIAATPKPMSSGSECSFLNEWSAQTLRLRRRSVRVELTGYQGTKVGTARSEVSVEFRSPVNKEFRIPLEALVTKSLTAPTPSHPLENGDWEHIKGLLLADSSYNLPGYVDVLLGADICGQLLQDRREGPPGTPTAVLTPFGWTLMGSIRFSEPGWTARVLHVRHQELPDLKRFWEVEEVPVSTPMTSDALRCELQDTTVRDSSGRYIVRLPFRNAPPRVETTRLAALRMLLSAEQRQQRDLVLRQNYVDFMEEYHRLGHMVAATTSLEEEDNGCYIPHYAVWKTMEGQKKHPGDKVTEYRLNTVTYGTAPAPYLAHGVLRQLAYDEENQFPLASQVLHDNTYVDDAEDAWKIQGELINILASAGFPLDKWASSYPKLRASLVAHKVFQDPEVHGALGLKWDTGHDTLAVRGSIVGEVNPNAVWTKRSILSEIARVFDPMGWLTPVFILAKVLLQDLWLAGVTWDESLGPTLAHRWTHFRLDLPLLYRISVPRWTQFSPRGCSVELHGFCDASERAYAAVAYLIVRQDAASTVSLLMTKSRVAPIKTISILRLELCGAVLLVRLLTSLKRGLGWTNVSTQAWSDSTVVLAWIKVHPSRWKPFVAHRVAEIQSEPGICWYHVGTHENPADLATRGISSQDLRHSDLWWSGPSWIINPPDQWPVSSVPEPPTLLPEERQAITTLTITTKEENHYLRRFSNLDHLIRVTAQMRRFQVCARKLATCVPEFLTTLELRETLLIVIRLSQQDSFAKELERLQRGVSVSTSSSIKTLCPFLDKDGILRVEGRLKNTHLAESRCHPAIMSRTSHLATLIIRDGHHKTLHGGVNATTASIHRAFWIPRCRVRVKQILHDRVLCVSQRALTGQQRMGNLPTVRLQPSKPFLRAGVDYAGPFALRTAKERGHKNSLRGEDTALSYSATMPQPSCDRGAHGLLSQLFKASSQFYKTVAEVLANEGTEWTFIPPYSPHMGGLWEAAVKSMKTHLKKTIGEATLTYEEMATLPCRIEACLNSRPLTPLLDEPRDLEPLTPGHFLVSDRLISPPEHPDLVTNTCLKKFLTNGIRSGHHRIIIPVKNLSGHHTCLKKFLTNGIRSGHHQI